The following are encoded together in the Spirochaetota bacterium genome:
- a CDS encoding aminotransferase class IV, whose protein sequence is MVAWFNGTLIDVHNAKVSLLSHSFSRGTAIFEVLEIVTNDKGTALLGLHQHCERFFNSARALHIQLPYSKEQIVEAIVTCVKANNCKNGLVKFFAYYDDIELTIVPHSQKISLAIFCINYETLNFDVHELSKPSCACISTYKKIDPLTVPVYAKVAGNYVNSYLAQMEAKQKGFTDAILVDTQGYIAEAATANIFFVKGQSLYTPTLRSIMPGITRMIVLDIANHDNIPAIECDIPVESINQYSEAFFSGSVNNIQPIASIDKVTFSPVPGAISQIIQDKVSSLIFGNHPLVDKYLYYF, encoded by the coding sequence ATGGTTGCGTGGTTCAATGGTACTTTAATCGATGTGCATAATGCAAAGGTTTCCTTGCTTTCACATAGTTTCAGCAGGGGGACAGCCATATTTGAAGTTTTGGAGATAGTTACCAATGATAAAGGCACTGCCCTGTTGGGATTACATCAACATTGTGAGCGGTTTTTCAACAGTGCCAGAGCATTGCACATACAGTTACCATATAGCAAAGAACAAATAGTTGAAGCGATAGTTACCTGTGTAAAGGCCAATAATTGTAAAAACGGCCTTGTTAAATTCTTTGCCTATTATGATGATATAGAACTCACCATTGTACCACATTCTCAGAAGATTTCTCTTGCAATATTCTGCATCAATTACGAAACTCTGAATTTTGATGTACATGAGCTTTCAAAACCTTCCTGTGCATGCATCAGCACGTATAAAAAAATTGACCCTTTAACCGTGCCTGTGTACGCAAAAGTTGCAGGTAATTACGTAAACAGCTATTTAGCACAAATGGAAGCAAAGCAAAAAGGGTTCACCGATGCTATACTTGTGGATACTCAGGGTTATATAGCCGAAGCTGCCACTGCTAATATCTTTTTTGTAAAGGGTCAGAGCCTTTATACGCCGACTCTTCGTTCAATAATGCCAGGTATAACACGAATGATAGTACTTGATATAGCCAATCATGATAACATTCCTGCTATAGAATGCGACATCCCTGTAGAAAGCATCAATCAGTATTCGGAAGCTTTTTTCAGCGGCAGCGTCAATAACATACAGCCTATTGCAAGCATTGATAAAGTTACATTTAGCCCCGTTCCCGGAGCTATCTCACAAATAATACAGGATAAAGTTAGCTCGTTGATTTTTGGCAATCACCCGTTAGTGGATAAATATTTATATTACTTTTAA
- the ndk gene encoding nucleoside-diphosphate kinase: MAVEQTLVIIKPDGLVKSLTGNILTRLSEAKLIIVGAKAVRVSRELAEKHYEHLKDKPFFEELIQYIMGELHKTYRVVAFVYEGEDAIKKVRDIVGDTNPENANPVTIRGAYGRITTSGVFENVVHASSSPEDAEKEIKLWFEPHELVDILYPVKEVTLEKVTKKVWA, encoded by the coding sequence ATGGCAGTAGAGCAAACGTTGGTCATCATAAAACCTGATGGCCTTGTAAAGTCATTAACAGGGAATATTTTAACCCGCCTTTCAGAAGCAAAATTAATAATCGTTGGTGCTAAGGCAGTCCGTGTTTCAAGAGAACTGGCTGAAAAGCACTATGAACATTTAAAAGATAAGCCCTTCTTTGAAGAGTTGATTCAGTACATTATGGGGGAGTTACATAAAACCTATAGAGTTGTTGCATTTGTATATGAAGGTGAGGATGCAATAAAGAAAGTAAGAGATATAGTAGGTGATACTAACCCTGAAAATGCAAATCCTGTTACTATACGGGGAGCATATGGAAGAATTACCACAAGTGGTGTATTTGAAAATGTTGTGCATGCTTCATCAAGCCCTGAAGATGCTGAAAAAGAAATTAAATTGTGGTTTGAGCCTCATGAACTTGTTGATATTCTTTATCCTGTTAAAGAAGTGACCCTTGAAAAAGTAACAAAGAAGGTATGGGCGTAA
- a CDS encoding adenylate kinase, with product MRIILLGAPGAGKGTIAKMLVEKYGIVQISTGDILRQAVKEGTPVGKKAAEYMNTGKLVPDELIMDIIEERIARPDCANGFIFDGFPRTIPQAEALEKLFATKNMTIDAIINLEVPEDVVLKRLTSRRTCSNPDCQAIYNINTMPPKKDGICDKCGSKLVQRDDETEEAIKVRLSTYYEKTQPLIDYYKSNKTYFAVPSLIAQETFDEIVKRLGK from the coding sequence ATGCGGATTATTCTTTTAGGTGCACCGGGAGCTGGTAAAGGAACTATCGCCAAAATGCTTGTTGAAAAATATGGAATTGTTCAGATTTCCACTGGCGACATATTGCGTCAGGCGGTGAAGGAAGGTACACCGGTAGGGAAAAAAGCAGCAGAGTATATGAATACTGGAAAACTGGTTCCTGATGAACTGATCATGGATATTATAGAAGAGCGCATAGCACGGCCTGATTGCGCAAATGGGTTTATATTTGATGGATTCCCAAGAACCATACCTCAGGCTGAGGCACTTGAAAAATTATTTGCTACCAAAAATATGACTATTGATGCAATCATTAATCTTGAAGTGCCTGAAGATGTGGTTTTAAAAAGGCTTACCAGCCGCAGAACCTGTTCAAATCCTGATTGCCAGGCAATTTATAATATTAATACCATGCCGCCAAAGAAGGATGGTATATGTGATAAGTGCGGCAGTAAACTGGTGCAGCGTGATGATGAAACGGAAGAAGCAATAAAGGTACGCCTTTCCACATATTATGAAAAAACACAGCCTCTGATTGATTATTACAAGAGCAATAAAACCTATTTTGCAGTACCTTCACTGATTGCTCAGGAAACATTTGATGAAATTGTTAAGCGATTAGGCAAATAA
- the dnaX gene encoding DNA polymerase III subunit gamma/tau codes for MSYQVIARKWRPQTYSEVVAQEHVAKTIANSISKGRISHAYLFAGPRGVGKTTMARIVAKSLNCVNGPTPEPCGVCEFCTEIKNGNSFDVIEIDGASNTGVDNIRELRENVHSAPLKSRYKVYIIDEVHMLSKSAFNALLKTLEEPPPHVVFIFATTEIHQIPETILSRCQKFIFKRIHVSQIVKQLSTIAEKEGYSIDQKALYHIARASGGSMRDAQSLLDQVISFGGKEVTEQDVLSLLGIVSLKQYCDCISIIVQGDVPSLIHFIEDIITAGVDIARFVTGFADVVYAMRLCSVADVSALLGYSDEELNILKQTAQHFHDEQLSLFYTMLLDCQKELKYTGNERAVVEMFCIDIMHMLKRPTLASILKQLDETPQTVQKKNLNDDTPKESKTQDDTKIIMHAWTQFLQNLRESKQYMFFKLTHVKASYSEGQLVLLVMGDSTNGFYKQLLSKQEIKQIEDELFKLSKRKVAIRIESAKNDVPPPEAVMLPHAEDPEKPHPLVEQIKTIFDGEIIK; via the coding sequence ATGTCATATCAGGTAATTGCACGAAAGTGGCGCCCGCAAACCTACAGTGAAGTTGTAGCCCAGGAACATGTAGCAAAAACTATAGCAAATAGCATCAGCAAGGGAAGAATTTCCCATGCTTATCTTTTTGCAGGTCCCAGGGGTGTGGGCAAAACCACCATGGCACGTATTGTAGCAAAGTCACTCAATTGTGTTAATGGACCAACACCTGAGCCATGTGGAGTATGCGAATTCTGTACCGAGATTAAAAATGGCAATTCTTTTGATGTTATTGAAATAGATGGCGCATCCAATACTGGCGTTGATAATATCCGCGAATTGCGCGAAAATGTTCATTCTGCACCTTTAAAATCCCGCTATAAAGTATATATCATTGATGAAGTGCACATGCTATCAAAATCAGCATTTAATGCGCTTCTCAAAACACTTGAAGAACCTCCACCACATGTTGTATTTATATTTGCAACTACCGAAATTCACCAGATCCCTGAAACAATACTGTCGCGGTGTCAGAAATTTATATTTAAGCGCATCCATGTTTCCCAGATTGTAAAACAGCTTTCTACTATTGCTGAGAAAGAAGGATATAGCATTGACCAGAAGGCGTTGTATCATATTGCCCGTGCCAGTGGCGGTTCGATGCGCGATGCCCAATCACTGCTGGATCAGGTTATTTCGTTTGGAGGCAAAGAGGTTACTGAGCAGGATGTTCTTTCTCTTTTGGGTATTGTTTCATTAAAACAGTACTGTGATTGCATTTCAATTATTGTGCAGGGTGATGTTCCGTCACTTATCCATTTCATTGAGGATATCATAACTGCAGGTGTAGATATTGCCCGATTTGTCACCGGTTTTGCAGATGTGGTGTACGCTATGCGTTTGTGCAGTGTTGCCGATGTATCAGCACTGCTGGGCTACTCTGATGAAGAGCTAAATATTTTAAAGCAGACTGCACAGCATTTTCATGATGAGCAGTTGAGTCTTTTTTATACTATGCTTCTGGATTGCCAGAAAGAATTAAAATATACCGGCAATGAACGTGCTGTTGTTGAGATGTTCTGTATTGACATTATGCACATGTTAAAACGGCCAACGTTAGCTTCAATTTTAAAACAACTGGATGAAACCCCGCAGACAGTTCAAAAAAAAAACCTGAATGACGATACACCAAAAGAAAGTAAAACGCAGGATGATACAAAAATCATCATGCATGCATGGACTCAGTTTCTACAAAATCTGCGTGAAAGCAAGCAGTATATGTTCTTTAAACTTACCCATGTGAAAGCGTCATACAGTGAGGGGCAACTGGTTCTTTTGGTTATGGGCGATAGTACCAATGGATTTTATAAACAGTTACTATCGAAACAGGAAATAAAACAAATTGAAGACGAATTATTTAAACTCAGCAAACGCAAGGTGGCAATACGCATTGAATCAGCTAAAAATGATGTGCCGCCACCTGAAGCGGTGATGTTGCCCCATGCTGAGGATCCGGAAAAGCCACATCCACTGGTTGAGCAGATTAAAACCATTTTTGATGGTGAAATTATAAAATAA
- a CDS encoding YbaB/EbfC family nucleoid-associated protein has protein sequence MNFKDIGQLMKAQSELKKIQKRLKKAEVTATSRDEMVTATANGDNELVSIIINEEKFKNSNVKTLERNIIEAVNKAFEDAKEMASKEMMKLTGEMDIFGMANELKKFMK, from the coding sequence ATGAATTTTAAAGATATTGGTCAGTTAATGAAAGCACAGAGCGAGTTAAAAAAAATTCAAAAGCGGTTGAAAAAAGCTGAAGTTACTGCTACAAGCCGTGATGAGATGGTAACCGCTACCGCTAATGGTGATAATGAGCTGGTTTCAATTATAATTAATGAGGAAAAGTTCAAAAATAGTAATGTAAAAACGCTGGAACGCAATATTATTGAGGCTGTGAATAAAGCATTTGAAGATGCAAAGGAAATGGCATCAAAAGAAATGATGAAACTTACAGGTGAAATGGATATATTTGGCATGGCAAATGAACTTAAAAAATTCATGAAATAA
- the recR gene encoding recombination mediator RecR, with protein sequence MNLPSKYLENCIHELSKLPGIGSKSASRIAFFLLKTPKANVDALIGAINQLKDNIRYCEECGGISDEALCSVCSDNERDKTILCVVEEPEDMLSIEKSGAFNGLYHVLGGVISPLDGVGPEELSINKLVERCKSGIKEVIIATNPTIEGDATALYIASLLKPLNIKVMRIAHGLPVGSDLEFVDAPTLAKSITGRREM encoded by the coding sequence ATGAATCTACCATCTAAATATCTGGAAAACTGCATTCATGAGCTATCAAAATTGCCGGGAATTGGCTCTAAAAGTGCATCGCGTATTGCGTTTTTTTTATTGAAAACACCAAAAGCTAATGTTGATGCTCTGATTGGTGCTATAAACCAGCTGAAGGATAATATACGGTATTGTGAAGAATGTGGCGGAATATCTGATGAAGCTTTGTGCAGTGTGTGCAGTGATAATGAAAGGGATAAAACCATCCTGTGTGTAGTAGAAGAGCCTGAAGATATGCTCAGCATTGAAAAATCAGGTGCATTTAATGGCCTGTATCATGTACTTGGTGGTGTTATCTCTCCACTGGATGGTGTGGGGCCCGAAGAACTTTCAATCAACAAGCTTGTTGAGCGATGTAAAAGTGGCATTAAAGAAGTTATTATTGCCACAAACCCCACAATAGAAGGTGATGCAACAGCCCTGTATATTGCATCCCTTCTGAAACCATTGAATATTAAAGTCATGCGCATTGCCCATGGATTGCCGGTTGGTTCTGACTTAGAGTTTGTTGATGCACCTACGCTTGCAAAATCCATTACCGGCAGAAGGGAAATGTAG